In Neofelis nebulosa isolate mNeoNeb1 chromosome 10, mNeoNeb1.pri, whole genome shotgun sequence, one DNA window encodes the following:
- the CHORDC1 gene encoding cysteine and histidine-rich domain-containing protein 1, producing the protein MALLCYNRGCGQRFDPETNSDDACTYHPGVPVFHDALKGWSCCKRRTTDFSDFLSIAGCTKGRHNSEKPPEPVKPEVKTTEKKELSELKPKFQEHIIQAPKPVEAIKRPSPDEPMTNLELKISASLKQALDKLKLSSGNEENKKEEDSDEIKIGTSCKNGGCSKTYQGLQSLDEVCVYHSGVPIFHEGMKYWSCCRRKTSDFNTFLAQEGCTTGKHVWTKKDAGKKVVPCRHDWHQTGGEVTISVYAKNSLPELSQVVANSTLLNVHIVFEGEKEFHQNVKLWGVIDVTRSYVTMTATKIEITMRKAEPMQWASLELPATKKQEEQKEDSTE; encoded by the exons ATGGCCCTGCTGTGCTACAACCGGGGCTGCGGTCAGCGCTTCGACCCCGAGACCAACTCCGACG ATGCTTGCACATaccacccaggtgttccagtCTTCCATGATGCCTTAAAG GGTTGGTCTTGCTGTAAGAGAAGAACAactgatttttctgattttttaagcATTGCA GGCTGTACGAAAGGTAGGCATAATAGTGAGAAACCACCTGAGCCAGTCAAACCTGAAGTCAAGACTACTGAGAAGAAAGAACTTTCTGAATTGAAGCCTAAGTTTCAGGAGCATATCATTCAAGCCCCTAAACCAGTAGAAGCAATAAAAAGGCCAAG CCCAGATGAACCAATGACAAACTTGGAATTAAAAATATCTGCCTCCCTAAAACAAGCACTTGATAAACTTAAACTGTCATCagggaatgaagaaaataaaaaag aagAGGACAGTGATGAAATTAAGATTGGGACCTCATGTAAAAATGGAGGGTGTTCAAAg acaTATCAAGGTCTGCAGAGTCTAGATGAAGTCTGTGTATATCATTCTGGAGTACCTATTTTTCATGAAGG GATGAAATACTGGAGCTGTTGTAGAAGAAAAACTTCAGATTTCAATACATTCTTAGCCCAGGAGGGCTGTACAACAGGGAAACACGTGTGGACTAAGAAGGATGCT GGGAAAAAAGTCGTTCCATGTAGACATGACTGGCATCAGACTGGAGGTGAAGTCACCATTTCAGTATATGCTAAAAATTCACTTCCAGAACTTAGCCAAGTAGTAGCAAATAGTACATTG ttaaatGTGCATATTgtatttgaaggagagaaagaatttcatcAAAATGTGAAATTATGGGGT GTGATTGATGTAACACGAAGTTATGTAACTATGACTGCAACAAAGATTGAGATCACCATGAGAAAAGCTGAGCCTATGCAGTGGGCAAGCCTTGAACTGCCTGCAACCAAAAAGcaggaagaacaaaaagaagattCAACAGAATGA